In the genome of Hymenobacter taeanensis, one region contains:
- a CDS encoding ATP-binding protein — translation MKQVKIQIPSLVENIRVVESFIDNSKDTFHIEDDIYGNIMVAVTEAVNNAIRHGNKFDKDKNVFLSLIVDTDRVKFEVEDQGEGFDYTNLLDPTAPENIENPGGRGIFLIRHLADEVEFQKDGRNVQLTFLLPTSQEPALNGAENASASN, via the coding sequence ATGAAGCAGGTTAAAATTCAGATTCCTTCGCTGGTCGAAAATATCCGCGTGGTGGAGAGTTTCATCGACAACTCGAAGGATACCTTTCACATTGAAGATGACATCTACGGTAACATCATGGTGGCCGTCACGGAAGCGGTAAACAACGCTATCCGGCACGGCAACAAGTTCGACAAGGACAAAAACGTGTTTCTGTCGTTGATAGTGGATACCGACCGCGTGAAGTTTGAAGTAGAAGACCAGGGCGAAGGTTTCGACTACACTAATCTTCTCGACCCTACCGCTCCCGAAAACATTGAGAACCCCGGTGGGCGTGGTATCTTCCTCATCCGCCACCTGGCCGACGAGGTGGAGTTCCAGAAAGATGGCCGCAACGTGCAGCTCACCTTTCTACTGCCTACTTCTCAGGAGCCCGCGCTGAACGGTGCTGAAAATGCTTCCGCTAGCAACTAA
- a CDS encoding GNAT family N-acetyltransferase — MSATPSYFPIIRGDALDYYLSQGYYRMHQDLFTCRFLPINNNLYTVHWLRIVLAEMHYGPEQRRLLRLNERFTTTIRHFQLTDELENLYAQYRSSITFDAPETVEAFMLAGATHNVFNSQVLEVRDGDQLVAAGIFDSGARTLAGIMNFYHPSYRKHSLGKYLMLLKIKHALAKQHEYYYPGYLVYNYPKFDYKLFPCLAATEAFDCETGLWLPFSWDTVAAQSTQLMRNMPDEYFEEFDLD, encoded by the coding sequence ATGTCTGCTACTCCTTCTTACTTCCCCATTATCAGAGGCGACGCGCTAGATTATTATTTGAGCCAGGGCTATTACCGGATGCACCAGGACCTGTTTACCTGCCGGTTCCTGCCCATCAACAACAACCTATACACTGTGCACTGGCTGCGGATAGTGCTTGCGGAAATGCACTACGGCCCGGAGCAGCGCCGCCTGCTGCGCCTCAATGAGCGGTTCACGACCACCATCCGGCACTTTCAACTCACCGACGAACTAGAGAATCTGTACGCCCAGTACCGTAGCTCCATCACCTTCGATGCACCCGAAACGGTGGAGGCCTTCATGCTGGCTGGCGCTACCCACAACGTGTTTAACTCACAAGTACTCGAGGTGCGCGATGGTGACCAGCTGGTTGCGGCGGGCATCTTCGACAGCGGGGCCCGCACGCTGGCCGGCATCATGAACTTCTATCACCCCAGCTACCGCAAGCACAGTTTGGGCAAGTACCTGATGCTGCTGAAAATAAAGCACGCCCTGGCCAAGCAACACGAATATTATTACCCCGGCTACCTGGTATACAACTATCCCAAGTTCGACTACAAGCTGTTTCCGTGCCTGGCGGCCACCGAGGCTTTTGACTGCGAGACTGGCCTATGGCTGCCGTTTTCCTGGGATACGGTGGCAGCTCAATCAACTCAGTTGATGAGGAATATGCCAGATGAGTACTTCGAGGAGTTCGACCTAGACTAG
- a CDS encoding M16 family metallopeptidase: MTRNHLLLLGLGASLALNPAMAQQKSTPKPATVKKAPTSTMGGAKLVEKVTRKGNELVIPYEKYVLPNGLTLIVTEDHSDPLVHVDVTYHVGSAREQIGKSGFAHFFEHMMFQGSDHVGDQQHFKLVTSAGGSLNGSTNLDRTNYYETLPSNQLETGLWLEADRMGFLLDAVSQKKFEIQRSTVKNERGQRVDNAPYGQANEYIIRTLYPYGHPYSWSTIGYLEDLDRSDVNDLKNFFLRWYGPNNATLTVGGDVKTAEVVKMVEKYFGPINRGPAVASQKLAPVKLTQDRYVSYQDNVRFPMLRMVFPTVPNGHPDEVPLAVLAQIIGQGKNSLMYKNLTKPQKAVQATAYSSTNELAGEFSLIALPFPGKTLDSLELTVRKTLKEFETRGVTDEDMQRFKASEEADLINGLSSVNGKVNQLAANQTYFGNPNRLPLDLKNIRAVTKADVQRVYNQYLKGKSAVILSVVPKTGGVQPAKADNFTVSKAGYVAPKDEYAGLKYVKATDTFDRSKQPAAGANPVVQVPTIWQSSMDNGLRIIGTRNQEIPTVTMLMTIRGGHRLEQTMPNKAGIASLTAAMMNEGSQKYTGEQFSSELDKLGSTVRVSAGDDNTTVYVQSLTKNIPATMKLLEERLLHPRFDQADFDRIKKQTLEGIANQNTQPVLIADKAYSRLLYGPSNVLNTPLSGTAATVSALTLDDVKQFYQQYYAPNVSYLVAVGDVDQNALTPQLAFLKAWPQKNISLPAGENAPKPDKTRIYFVNKEGAAQSEIRVGYLTPITYDATGDYYRATLSNYLLGGAFNSRINLNLREDKGYTYGARSGFQSTRYVGPYTASAGVRADATAASVKEFMKEIQNYRNGISDEELQFLKSSVGQNDALRYETGQQKAAFLSRLVEYDLPQDYVKQQSQILNSLTKEDVQASAQKYLPADNMYILVVGDRAKSFPGLSELGYEVVELDTEGMPIAASMPAAAPAPVTVTPPADNEKMKIKTKDANGKKEKRKAKAKDEAKAEAKTN, from the coding sequence ATGACTCGTAATCATTTGCTCTTGCTCGGGCTTGGTGCCTCTTTGGCCCTCAACCCGGCAATGGCCCAACAAAAGTCTACTCCCAAGCCGGCCACAGTAAAAAAGGCTCCTACCTCTACCATGGGTGGTGCTAAGCTGGTGGAGAAAGTAACCCGCAAGGGCAATGAGCTGGTTATTCCCTACGAGAAGTATGTGCTGCCCAACGGCCTCACGCTCATCGTGACCGAGGACCACTCTGACCCGCTGGTGCACGTAGACGTGACCTACCACGTAGGCTCGGCCCGGGAGCAGATTGGGAAGTCGGGCTTTGCTCACTTCTTTGAGCACATGATGTTCCAGGGCTCCGACCACGTAGGCGACCAGCAGCACTTCAAGCTGGTAACCTCGGCCGGTGGTAGCCTCAACGGCTCTACCAACCTTGACCGTACCAACTACTACGAGACCCTGCCCAGCAACCAGCTGGAAACCGGACTGTGGCTGGAAGCCGACCGCATGGGCTTCCTGCTGGATGCCGTAAGTCAGAAGAAGTTTGAGATTCAGCGCTCTACGGTAAAGAATGAGCGTGGCCAGCGCGTGGATAACGCCCCTTACGGCCAGGCCAACGAGTACATCATCCGGACGCTCTACCCCTATGGCCACCCCTACTCGTGGTCGACGATTGGCTACCTCGAAGACCTGGACCGTTCCGACGTGAACGACCTCAAGAACTTCTTCCTGCGCTGGTACGGCCCCAACAACGCCACCCTCACCGTGGGCGGCGACGTGAAGACCGCCGAGGTGGTGAAGATGGTGGAGAAGTACTTCGGCCCCATCAACCGCGGCCCGGCCGTGGCGAGCCAGAAGCTGGCCCCCGTGAAGCTAACCCAGGACCGCTACGTAAGCTACCAGGACAACGTGCGCTTCCCGATGCTGCGCATGGTGTTCCCAACGGTACCCAACGGCCACCCCGACGAGGTGCCGCTGGCCGTGCTGGCCCAGATTATCGGGCAGGGCAAAAACTCCCTGATGTACAAGAACCTGACGAAGCCCCAAAAGGCCGTACAGGCTACTGCTTACAGCAGCACCAACGAGCTGGCCGGCGAGTTCTCGCTGATTGCGCTGCCCTTCCCCGGCAAAACCCTCGACTCTTTGGAGCTGACGGTGCGCAAGACCCTGAAGGAGTTTGAAACCCGCGGCGTAACCGACGAGGATATGCAGCGCTTTAAGGCTTCCGAAGAAGCTGACCTGATTAATGGCCTAAGCAGCGTAAACGGTAAGGTAAACCAGCTGGCTGCCAACCAAACGTACTTCGGCAACCCCAACCGTCTGCCGCTCGACCTGAAGAACATTCGGGCCGTGACCAAGGCCGATGTGCAGCGCGTGTACAACCAGTACCTGAAGGGCAAATCGGCGGTAATCCTGAGCGTGGTGCCCAAAACGGGCGGCGTGCAGCCAGCCAAAGCCGACAACTTCACAGTATCGAAAGCCGGCTACGTAGCGCCTAAGGACGAGTACGCGGGCCTGAAATACGTGAAGGCTACTGATACCTTCGACCGCAGCAAGCAGCCCGCTGCCGGGGCTAACCCGGTGGTGCAAGTGCCCACCATCTGGCAGTCATCCATGGATAACGGCCTGCGCATCATTGGCACCCGTAACCAGGAAATCCCGACGGTTACCATGCTGATGACCATCCGCGGGGGTCACCGCCTGGAGCAGACCATGCCGAACAAGGCCGGTATTGCTTCCCTCACGGCGGCCATGATGAATGAAGGCAGCCAGAAATACACCGGCGAGCAGTTCAGCTCTGAGCTCGATAAGCTGGGCAGCACCGTGCGCGTTTCGGCCGGCGACGACAACACGACGGTGTACGTGCAGAGCCTGACCAAAAACATTCCCGCCACCATGAAGCTGCTGGAAGAGCGCCTCCTGCACCCGCGCTTCGATCAGGCCGACTTCGACCGTATCAAGAAACAGACGCTGGAAGGTATTGCCAACCAGAACACGCAGCCCGTGCTTATTGCCGATAAGGCCTACTCACGCCTGCTCTACGGACCGAGCAATGTGCTGAACACGCCCCTGAGCGGTACCGCCGCCACGGTGTCGGCCCTCACGCTGGACGACGTGAAGCAGTTCTACCAGCAGTATTACGCGCCTAATGTGAGCTACCTGGTGGCCGTAGGCGACGTGGATCAGAACGCCCTCACGCCACAGCTGGCGTTTCTGAAGGCTTGGCCGCAGAAGAACATCAGCCTGCCCGCTGGTGAAAACGCGCCCAAGCCCGACAAGACCCGCATCTACTTCGTGAACAAGGAAGGCGCTGCGCAGTCGGAAATCCGGGTGGGTTACCTCACCCCCATCACCTACGATGCTACCGGTGACTATTACCGTGCTACCCTCTCTAACTACCTGCTGGGTGGCGCCTTCAACTCGCGCATCAACCTGAACCTGCGCGAGGACAAAGGCTACACCTACGGTGCCCGCTCGGGCTTCCAGAGCACTCGCTACGTAGGCCCTTACACCGCTTCGGCTGGTGTGCGTGCTGATGCTACGGCCGCTTCGGTGAAGGAATTCATGAAGGAAATTCAGAACTACCGCAACGGTATTTCGGATGAGGAGCTGCAGTTCCTGAAGTCGTCGGTGGGCCAGAACGATGCCCTGCGCTACGAGACCGGCCAGCAGAAGGCCGCCTTCCTCTCGCGCCTAGTGGAGTACGACCTGCCCCAGGACTACGTGAAGCAGCAGAGCCAGATTCTGAATAGCCTGACCAAGGAAGATGTGCAAGCCAGCGCGCAGAAGTACCTGCCCGCCGACAACATGTACATTCTGGTAGTAGGTGACCGTGCGAAGTCGTTCCCCGGCCTCTCGGAGCTGGGCTACGAAGTAGTAGAGCTGGACACCGAAGGCATGCCCATCGCAGCCTCCATGCCCGCTGCCGCTCCGGCTCCTGTCACCGTAACACCGCCCGCCGACAATGAGAAGATGAAAATCAAGACCAAAGACGCGAACGGTAAGAAAGAGAAGCGCAAGGCTAAAGCCAAAGATGAGGCTAAGGCCGAAGCTAAGACCAACTAG
- a CDS encoding M28 family metallopeptidase, giving the protein MRVLSTAALAGPALLLGLLAGCQGNSSTTTTASSNAATAPSDTTITSPPDGITTADIGNHIKVLASDEFQGRKPFTAGEEKATTYLADEFKKLGLKPGPDGSYFQNVPLVEITGTPSSTMQVTGKGQPLTFNYKTDFMAFTEREVPSVALKNSELVFAGYGVVAPEYGWNDYAGLDVKGKTVVVLVNDPGNAGNDTTMFKGKAMTYYGRWMYKYEEAARQGAAGLLIVHDTKPAAYPWSVVQSSYSGAKLRPQTTDKGASKCAIEGWITLDATKKLFQAANLNYDQLYAAANKKGFKAQPMGLTLSVSVENKLRRRNSKNVVAVLPGAARANEYIIYSAHWDHLGIGPAINGDSIYNGAVDNASGCAALLSIAKAFTQLPQPPARSIVFLAVTGEEQGLLGSGYYAAHPLFPLNKTVADINMDALSSFGPMRDLTVVGLGQSDLDDYAREAAKEQDRYIQPDAQSEKGFYYRSDHFNFAKVGVPSLYASGAADSRAKGKEYITQQHNEFEEKHYHQPSDEYNPNWDLRGMEQDARLLFRVGQRLANETTFPNWKPGSEFRAIRGKSMGQKPKA; this is encoded by the coding sequence ATGCGCGTTCTTTCTACCGCCGCTTTGGCGGGTCCGGCTCTGCTGCTCGGCCTCTTGGCCGGCTGCCAGGGCAACTCCTCCACAACCACTACCGCCAGCTCCAACGCGGCCACTGCCCCCTCTGACACCACCATCACCTCTCCGCCCGATGGCATCACGACGGCGGATATCGGCAACCATATCAAGGTGCTGGCTTCTGATGAGTTTCAGGGCCGCAAGCCCTTCACGGCTGGCGAGGAAAAGGCCACTACCTACTTGGCAGATGAGTTCAAGAAGCTAGGCCTCAAACCCGGTCCCGATGGCTCTTACTTCCAAAACGTACCTCTAGTAGAAATTACCGGCACGCCCTCCAGCACCATGCAGGTAACCGGCAAAGGCCAACCCCTGACCTTCAACTACAAAACCGACTTCATGGCCTTCACCGAGCGGGAAGTACCCTCGGTAGCCCTGAAGAACTCTGAGCTGGTGTTTGCCGGCTACGGCGTGGTAGCCCCCGAGTACGGCTGGAACGACTACGCTGGCCTCGACGTGAAGGGCAAAACCGTGGTGGTGCTGGTAAACGACCCCGGCAACGCGGGCAACGACACCACCATGTTCAAGGGCAAGGCCATGACCTACTATGGCCGCTGGATGTACAAGTATGAGGAAGCTGCCCGCCAGGGTGCTGCCGGCCTGCTCATCGTGCACGACACCAAGCCGGCCGCTTACCCGTGGTCGGTGGTGCAGAGCAGCTACTCCGGTGCCAAGCTGCGCCCCCAAACTACTGATAAGGGGGCCAGCAAGTGTGCCATTGAGGGCTGGATAACGCTGGATGCCACCAAAAAGCTGTTCCAGGCCGCCAACCTCAACTACGACCAGCTTTACGCCGCCGCCAACAAGAAAGGCTTCAAGGCCCAGCCCATGGGCCTGACCCTGAGCGTGAGCGTGGAGAACAAGCTGCGCCGCCGCAACTCCAAAAATGTGGTGGCCGTGCTGCCGGGTGCGGCCCGCGCCAATGAGTACATCATCTACTCGGCGCACTGGGACCACCTCGGCATCGGGCCCGCCATCAACGGCGACTCTATCTATAACGGCGCGGTAGATAATGCCAGCGGCTGCGCGGCCCTGCTCAGCATTGCCAAAGCCTTCACCCAACTACCCCAGCCGCCCGCCCGCAGCATCGTGTTTCTGGCCGTGACGGGCGAAGAGCAGGGCCTGCTGGGCTCCGGCTACTACGCCGCCCACCCCTTGTTTCCACTCAACAAAACGGTGGCCGACATCAACATGGACGCCCTCTCCTCTTTTGGGCCCATGCGTGACTTAACGGTAGTGGGCCTCGGCCAGTCTGACCTTGATGATTATGCCCGCGAAGCCGCCAAGGAGCAGGACCGCTACATTCAGCCCGACGCCCAATCGGAGAAGGGATTCTATTACCGCTCCGACCACTTCAACTTTGCCAAAGTAGGCGTGCCCTCCCTCTACGCCAGCGGGGCGGCTGATAGCCGGGCTAAGGGCAAGGAGTACATCACGCAGCAGCACAATGAGTTTGAGGAGAAGCACTACCACCAGCCCTCCGATGAGTACAACCCTAATTG
- a CDS encoding DUF4175 family protein has translation MVERDPATTRALDDVLARLDAFKRKFYLSLLVRGALVAGGLLLTLFLVVNLLEYFLYLPTWVRAGLLFGFVGLSVYAFGRWIWQPLAALTNLRRMLTDEQAARRVGELFPDVQDRLLNALQLRGQAQTNALLAASLDQRAAQLRGVEFSQGINIKSQTRPLWKYVAVPAAVVMLVLLIYPALFVQGTERILHYNNKYSPPAPFRFVLGNKDLKAFKGEDFTLDVAVEGEALPNEISIEYGGRTRRLTRSQGNRFQYQFRQLQQDVNFQLSAANVTSTEYDLKVRERPNLRDFAVRVAYPAYIGKPAETIRNSGNLTVPEGSTVQWEFTTAATDKLQLQFRNPDETVTAEANDELFRVSRKVVRSQDYAVQLQNSFSPNRDPIQYQLTVIPDQAPEITLESFQDTTSLRFLALAGNVRDDYGFSRLQLHYRVLSKARPNAAYQTRALPLSSGPNQSYAHQWDIRPLGLKPGDRLEYFVQVWDNDGVHGPKSARSRAAEFRLPSRTEMRQQMASQSQAVQSQLSQSKEQSKKMERELAKAEDKLKVKRDLNFQDRKQLKDMLDQKQQMDQALDELRKQFEQLQEQQNQLNPEKNDELAEKAKELQKLMETLLDPETKKLYEELQKLLDQQKDQNQPEMQKLLQQLENKENTLQKELERALEMFKQLQFEQKQDQAIEKLQELAKEQEKLAEETQKNDKNSSEAPKDKAQQQQKQQELQQKQAEQKQQFEELKQDLKDMKDLDKQLDDQNGADEMKQEQQDVDQQQQESQEQLSKNQNQKASQSQKQAADKMKQMAQKMQQQQEEEESDQQQQNIDDLRDILENLLKLSFDQEGLMKQFRTVDQSDPRFVQLGQTQRKLKDDARVVQDSLYALAKKVFQIQSFVTREVGEMNGRMDESLDHIRQRNVGRATSSQQLAMTSMNNLALMLNDALQQMQEQQRQSQQQQQGGGGKGSRKKKKGSAAGEGQLGRMQQQLNQQIQQLQQSGKQGRALSEELAKLAGQQQMLRQAMQELERMQQKSGGKPGSNKDGKGQDGAGGLGDVKKMMEQTETDLVNKRLTEQTVMRQRQILTRLLEAEKSARERDQDDKREAQTAQNRPPVFPPAFNQYKRQQNRQTELLRTVPPALTPYYQREVSEYFQKMK, from the coding sequence ATGGTGGAGCGAGACCCTGCAACAACCCGGGCGCTAGACGATGTGCTGGCCCGGCTAGATGCCTTTAAGCGTAAATTTTATCTGAGTCTGCTGGTGCGGGGTGCGCTGGTGGCCGGCGGGCTGCTGCTTACCCTATTCCTGGTGGTTAACCTGCTTGAGTACTTCCTGTACCTGCCCACCTGGGTGCGGGCCGGCCTGCTGTTTGGGTTCGTAGGCCTGTCGGTGTATGCGTTTGGGCGCTGGATCTGGCAACCCCTGGCCGCGCTTACCAACCTGCGCCGCATGCTGACCGATGAGCAGGCTGCGCGCCGGGTGGGTGAGCTGTTCCCCGATGTGCAGGACCGCCTGCTCAATGCACTGCAGCTGCGGGGCCAGGCCCAGACCAACGCTCTGCTGGCCGCCAGCCTCGACCAGCGCGCCGCCCAGCTGCGCGGCGTGGAGTTCAGCCAGGGCATCAACATCAAGAGCCAGACCAGGCCACTCTGGAAATACGTAGCTGTGCCCGCCGCCGTGGTCATGCTGGTGCTCCTGATTTACCCCGCCTTGTTCGTGCAGGGCACCGAGCGGATTCTGCACTATAACAACAAGTACAGCCCGCCCGCACCGTTCCGGTTTGTGCTGGGCAATAAAGACCTCAAAGCCTTCAAGGGCGAAGATTTTACCTTGGATGTGGCCGTGGAAGGGGAGGCCCTGCCCAACGAAATCAGCATTGAGTATGGGGGGCGCACGCGCCGCCTCACCCGCAGCCAGGGCAACCGCTTCCAGTACCAGTTCCGGCAGCTGCAGCAGGATGTGAACTTCCAGCTTTCGGCCGCTAATGTTACCTCTACGGAGTACGACCTGAAAGTGCGGGAGCGGCCCAACCTCCGCGACTTTGCCGTGCGAGTGGCCTACCCGGCCTACATTGGCAAGCCCGCCGAAACCATCCGCAACTCTGGTAACCTCACCGTGCCCGAGGGTAGCACGGTGCAGTGGGAGTTCACTACCGCCGCCACTGATAAGCTGCAGCTGCAGTTCCGCAACCCCGACGAAACCGTGACGGCCGAGGCCAATGACGAGCTGTTTCGGGTGAGCCGCAAAGTAGTGCGCAGCCAGGACTACGCGGTGCAGCTGCAGAACAGCTTCAGCCCCAACCGCGACCCAATTCAGTACCAGCTCACCGTAATTCCGGACCAAGCGCCGGAGATTACGCTGGAGAGCTTTCAGGATACGACCTCACTTCGCTTCCTGGCTTTGGCCGGCAACGTGCGCGACGACTATGGCTTCTCGCGCCTGCAGCTGCACTACCGCGTGCTGAGCAAGGCCCGGCCTAACGCTGCTTACCAGACCCGCGCCCTGCCCCTGAGCAGCGGCCCCAATCAAAGCTACGCTCACCAGTGGGATATCCGGCCGCTAGGCCTCAAGCCCGGCGACCGGCTGGAGTACTTCGTGCAGGTGTGGGATAACGATGGCGTGCACGGGCCGAAGTCGGCGCGGAGCCGGGCGGCGGAGTTCCGGTTGCCCTCGCGCACGGAGATGCGCCAGCAGATGGCCTCACAGAGCCAAGCTGTGCAGAGCCAGCTGAGCCAGTCGAAGGAGCAGAGCAAGAAGATGGAACGCGAGCTGGCTAAGGCCGAGGATAAGCTCAAGGTGAAGCGCGACCTGAACTTCCAGGACCGCAAGCAGCTCAAGGACATGCTGGACCAGAAACAGCAGATGGACCAAGCCCTCGACGAGCTCAGAAAGCAGTTTGAGCAGCTCCAGGAGCAGCAAAACCAACTCAACCCCGAGAAAAACGACGAGCTGGCCGAGAAGGCCAAGGAGTTGCAGAAGCTGATGGAAACCCTGCTCGACCCCGAGACCAAGAAGCTCTACGAGGAGCTGCAGAAGCTCCTGGACCAGCAGAAGGACCAGAACCAGCCCGAAATGCAGAAACTGCTGCAACAGCTTGAAAACAAGGAAAACACTTTGCAAAAGGAGCTGGAGCGCGCCCTCGAAATGTTCAAGCAGCTGCAGTTTGAGCAGAAGCAGGACCAAGCCATTGAGAAGCTGCAAGAGCTGGCTAAGGAGCAGGAGAAGCTAGCCGAGGAAACCCAGAAGAACGATAAGAACAGCTCTGAGGCACCCAAGGACAAAGCTCAGCAGCAACAAAAGCAGCAGGAGCTGCAGCAAAAGCAGGCCGAGCAGAAGCAGCAGTTTGAGGAGCTGAAGCAGGACCTCAAAGACATGAAGGACCTGGACAAGCAGCTCGACGACCAGAACGGGGCCGACGAGATGAAGCAGGAGCAGCAGGACGTGGACCAGCAGCAGCAGGAAAGCCAGGAGCAACTCTCGAAAAACCAGAACCAGAAAGCAAGCCAGAGCCAGAAGCAAGCCGCTGACAAGATGAAGCAGATGGCCCAGAAGATGCAGCAACAGCAGGAAGAGGAGGAGTCAGATCAGCAGCAACAGAATATTGATGACCTGCGCGACATTCTGGAAAACCTACTCAAGCTGAGCTTCGATCAGGAAGGCCTGATGAAGCAGTTTCGCACCGTTGACCAGAGTGACCCCCGCTTTGTGCAGCTCGGCCAGACCCAGCGCAAGCTCAAGGACGATGCCCGCGTGGTGCAGGATTCCTTATATGCGCTGGCAAAAAAAGTCTTCCAGATTCAGAGTTTCGTGACCCGCGAGGTGGGCGAGATGAACGGCCGCATGGACGAGAGCCTCGACCACATCCGGCAGCGCAACGTGGGCCGCGCCACCAGCAGCCAGCAGCTGGCCATGACCAGCATGAACAACCTTGCCCTGATGCTGAATGATGCCCTGCAGCAAATGCAGGAGCAGCAGCGCCAGAGCCAGCAGCAACAGCAGGGTGGGGGAGGCAAAGGCAGCCGCAAAAAGAAAAAAGGCAGCGCCGCCGGTGAAGGGCAGCTGGGCCGCATGCAGCAGCAGCTTAATCAGCAGATTCAGCAGCTGCAGCAGAGCGGCAAGCAGGGCCGTGCCCTCAGCGAAGAGCTAGCCAAGCTAGCCGGGCAGCAGCAAATGCTACGGCAGGCCATGCAGGAGCTGGAGCGCATGCAGCAGAAAAGCGGCGGCAAGCCCGGCTCCAACAAAGATGGCAAAGGCCAGGACGGCGCCGGGGGTCTCGGCGACGTCAAAAAAATGATGGAACAAACCGAAACCGACCTCGTAAACAAGCGGCTGACGGAGCAAACTGTTATGCGCCAGCGCCAAATCCTGACTCGTTTGCTGGAAGCTGAGAAATCGGCCCGGGAGCGAGACCAGGATGACAAGCGCGAAGCGCAGACAGCACAGAACCGCCCGCCTGTTTTTCCGCCGGCATTTAATCAGTATAAACGCCAGCAAAACCGGCAAACGGAGTTGCTCCGGACTGTTCCGCCTGCCCTCACTCCGTACTATCAGCGCGAGGTGAGTGAATATTTTCAGAAAATGAAGTAG
- the ybeY gene encoding rRNA maturation RNase YbeY encodes MSDFPHDHDEFEDDDTTHEHEVHGIEFLVEDVEFELGDAESLVSWIEQVAKVHEYEIVQLTYIFCSDEYLHKVNMEYLDHDTYTDVITFDNADTSDIIEGDIFISVERVRENAEKLGVPFRDELHRVMIHGVLHLLGYADKDLLSQTAMRKKEDYCLSLRTF; translated from the coding sequence ATGAGCGACTTTCCGCACGACCACGACGAGTTTGAGGACGACGATACCACGCACGAGCACGAAGTACACGGTATTGAGTTTTTGGTGGAAGATGTCGAGTTTGAGCTAGGCGACGCTGAATCTCTGGTTTCCTGGATTGAGCAGGTAGCCAAAGTGCACGAGTACGAAATTGTGCAGCTCACCTATATCTTCTGCTCCGATGAGTACCTGCACAAGGTAAACATGGAGTACCTCGACCACGACACCTACACCGACGTCATCACCTTCGACAACGCCGATACATCGGATATCATCGAGGGCGACATCTTTATCTCGGTGGAGCGCGTGCGGGAAAATGCCGAAAAGCTGGGCGTGCCCTTCCGCGACGAGCTGCACCGCGTCATGATTCACGGCGTGCTGCACCTGCTAGGTTACGCCGACAAGGACCTGCTCAGCCAGACGGCCATGCGCAAGAAAGAGGACTACTGCCTGTCACTGCGCACCTTCTAG
- a CDS encoding MBL fold metallo-hydrolase: MRKPLRFLGRLVGSSVVVLLMVSVAFSNLSPELGGKPTKEQRLAYAKSGHYEDGEFRNLVPTEMMTGGSTFSALWKFLFGKTPHAMPDGPLPTRPLTATSIQQKTPETVRATWFGHSASLVEIAGKNIFLDPMLSVKMGPIPWITPKRYNPQLAITAEELPAIDAVLISHDHYDHLDYQTILRLKDKTSNFYVPLGVRAHLLAWGVAPTKVHELDWGDSVRLPGLTIISTPARHFSGRGLTNRNSTSWSSWVLKSATKRVFYSGDGGYGPHFQTIGQQHGPFDLALMECGQYDAQWANIHMLPEQTVQAALDVQAQVLLPVHWGAFTEAHHPWNDPVKRASAEAARRHLPMTTPELGQPVTLGQPLPQMQWWQ, translated from the coding sequence ATGCGTAAACCATTGAGATTCCTCGGCCGGCTGGTTGGCAGTAGTGTAGTTGTGTTGCTAATGGTAAGCGTAGCCTTCTCTAACCTGAGCCCCGAGCTGGGTGGCAAGCCCACCAAGGAGCAGCGACTGGCCTACGCGAAGTCAGGCCACTATGAGGATGGCGAGTTCAGGAACCTAGTGCCCACGGAGATGATGACGGGCGGTAGCACCTTCTCGGCGCTGTGGAAATTCCTGTTCGGCAAAACGCCCCATGCCATGCCCGATGGCCCCCTGCCTACCCGGCCCCTCACGGCCACCAGCATTCAGCAGAAAACGCCGGAAACCGTGCGGGCTACCTGGTTTGGGCACTCAGCCAGCCTGGTGGAAATAGCCGGCAAGAACATCTTCCTCGACCCCATGCTGAGTGTGAAAATGGGCCCAATTCCGTGGATTACGCCCAAGCGCTACAACCCGCAGCTGGCCATTACCGCCGAGGAGCTGCCGGCCATCGACGCCGTACTGATTTCCCACGACCACTACGACCACCTCGACTACCAAACCATTCTGCGCCTCAAAGACAAAACCAGCAATTTCTACGTGCCACTGGGCGTGAGGGCCCACCTGCTGGCCTGGGGTGTAGCACCCACCAAAGTGCATGAGCTAGACTGGGGCGACTCGGTGAGGCTGCCCGGCCTGACCATCATTAGCACGCCGGCCCGCCACTTCTCCGGCCGCGGCCTCACCAACCGCAACTCCACCTCCTGGAGCTCCTGGGTACTGAAATCCGCCACCAAGCGCGTGTTCTACAGCGGCGACGGAGGCTATGGTCCGCACTTCCAGACCATCGGCCAGCAGCATGGCCCCTTTGATCTGGCCCTCATGGAGTGCGGCCAGTACGATGCCCAGTGGGCCAACATTCACATGCTGCCCGAGCAAACCGTGCAGGCCGCTCTTGATGTGCAGGCCCAAGTGCTGCTGCCCGTACACTGGGGCGCTTTCACTGAGGCCCACCACCCCTGGAACGACCCGGTAAAGCGCGCCTCCGCCGAAGCCGCCCGCCGCCACCTACCCATGACCACCCCCGAGCTAGGCCAACCCGTAACGCTAGGCCAGCCCCTGCCCCAGATGCAGTGGTGGCAGTAG